The Bernardetia sp. ABR2-2B DNA window TGATGTTCTCCTTGTTTATTCCAACAGTAGGCGAGGCAAATACTCTTTCAAGTTTGTCGACGTTTGTTTTGGCAGCAGCAAGGTCATGCAACGACTCATCAGCAGTATAACTACTGATACCTATCAATACGGCTTGTGTCTTTGCTGCGTCTATTAACCTCATGAAATAAAGTAAGAATTTAGAATTAAATAAAATGAGAAATTAGAATTAAAATAGAATTCACTCTCTATGCTTCCCTTTGTACTGTTTAATAAAAAAATTATTTCAAAAGAGAGGAAAGGTCTCTAATAAGCTCTGCCGATTGGTCATCAAGTTGTTTGGCATTTACTTTTAGTTTTGTTCCGTCTGGTTTTTCTAGTTCCACGGTTATTTCTTCTCCCCTTTTGGTTTGTCCTTTTTGAGTAAACCAAGTTTGAAGAGCTTTTACTAGTTGAACTACGGCAGGTGCGCCCAAAACAACAGCCAAAGTAGCTTCCATTGCTCCTCCTGCTTCGTCTTCTTTTAATGCTGCACGTTCTTGATTTATTTTTTGATAATCTAAATCTTCGTCATTTTCTAACCAGTTTTTTAGATTTTTGGCTTCTTTACTACTTTCTTCGTCTGCCAAAACGTGGATTTTTAATGTATTCATGTGCTAGACTGTTCTTGATAAAAAATGAATAAAGTATCTTATAAATCTAATTCTATTGTAGAAAAAGGATTTAAAACGCAATATATGAAAAAAACAAGTGCAATAATAAGCTATTTTGATAAAAGAGAGGTATAAAAAAATCAAAACACTATAAATTATTAAAAACAACAAAAACAATAATAAAATAGTTGATAATCTTGAACTAATATGAGCAACCATTTTTTCTGAAATACGTTACCTTGCTCAATTGTCTGAATCAAGTAAGAAAAGTATTACTACATCATTCTTACTAATCTTCTATTAGATAAAAATTTAGAAACAGAATTAACCTTTGTGCTTTTTCACTTAATAAAATACCCTTATGTCTCAACGCTTAGAAACAGGTCAGTTAGCCCCTTTATTTTCTCTTAATGATGTCTATGATAGAGAAATTAATCTGTCTGACTACAAAAATAAAGGCAAAAAAATATTAGTTTCTTTTCTTAGAAATGTAACTTGTCCCTTTTGTAATTTTAGACTTCATCAACTTACCACTAAAAATGATGAGTGGAAAGACCGATTGGAAATGATTTTCTTTTTAGAAGCAAAGAAAAGCGTAATTCTGCGAAGTTCATTTCATCAAGGAATTTCCCCAATTCCAATTATTTCAGATTTTGAAAGAGAAACTTATGAGCGATATGGCACAGAAGTTTCTACTGAAAAGTTCAATATTACAATGAATTCGAAAGAGCAAATGGCTGTCTGCACAGAGTTAGTAGAAAAAGGCTTTCAGATAGATTCTGGAGAACTTATACTTCATACTGTACCTGCTGATTTCCTTTTAGATGAGAATTTGAACATTATAAAATCACATTATGGAGAAGATGTGCAAGATTATTTACCTTTTCACGAAATAGAAGCAGCTTTATAAAAACTAAATTATTTTCACTCAATAAAATACCCTTATGTCTCAACGCTTAGAAACAGGTCAGTTAGCCCCTTTATTTTCTCTGACTGATATTTATGATAGAGAAATTGATTTATCAGCTTATAAAAATAAAGGCAAAAAAATATTAATTTCTTTTTTTAGAAATGTAGCTTGTCCATTTTGTAATTTTAGAATCCATCAACTTACAGCCAAAAATGACCAATGGAAAGATGATTTGGAAATGATTTTCTTTTTAGAGGCAAAAAAAGAAGTTGTCTTGCGTAGTTCTTTTCATCAAGGCGTTTCTCCCATTCCAATTATTGCAGATTTTGGTAGAGCAACGTATCGAAAATATGGTACAGAAGTTTCTGCTGAAAAGTTTAATGCTACTATTAATTCGAAAGAACAAATGGCTGTTCATTCCAAATTAGTAGAAAAAGGATATGAGATAAACTCTGGAGAGACCATGATTCATTCAATTCCAGCTGATTTTCTATTAGATGAGAATCTAAATATTATAAAGGCATATTATGGAAAGGATATTCCAGACCATTTACCATTTAATGAAATAGAAGAAGTTGTGTTTGGAAAGAAATAACTTTTAAAAATCCAAAAGCTAAATCAAATATTTAACTTTTGGATTTTTTTGCTTCCTCCTCCTCTGCTTTTCTGTCAGCATTAAGCTGCATGATGAGATGTGTAAAAGTAGCCCCCAGACCAAGTAAAATAAGAATAATTGTGAAAAGTGGAAAGCTAAATTCTAATTTTTTATCTAACCAGTTTCCTCCAAATCCTCCCAAAAGTACAGAGCCTATCATCTCCATTCCAATACTAGAATATTTAATGTATTTATTAGAGCCTTTTTTCAGAGCTTCTTCTCTTTTCTTAGAAGCAACATTTATTTTGTCGATATAAGAATTTTTAAAAGTAGGAGTTAGCTCTACTTTGGTCAAGGGAAGGTCAGTATTCTGTACAGTATCAAAATCTTTATTTTGTAACTGCTCATTATCAAAACGAAGTTCTTCAAATGAATCTTTTTCTACCAGTTGCTCTAGCTCTTCTTTGACATTTTGCTCAAAGTTAGATTCTATTTTATTGAGTTTTTCCTCAAGCTCTTTATAGAGTTTATCCTCCAAATTATCTTGATGTTGCGAGTTCTCGTTCTTTTGGTTTGCCATTTAATACGGATTTAGGAGTACCATTCAAAGCAGAGTTAGATAAAGAAGTTGTTGCTTTCGGTGCTTCTCCTACTTTACACTGTCCGTTTATTTTAGCACCTGGTTCGGTTATCATACGTAAAGCAGAAACATCACCATTAATTACAGCATTTGCTTTCAAGATAAGTAGTTCAGCTATAAAAATATTTCCAGTAACTTCTCCTTCTATTTCTGCATTGCTAGAGGCAAGATTTCCCTTTAAGTTAGAGCCACTACCCAAGGCAACTTTAGATTTTGAAGTAATATTTCCATTTATTTCTCCATCAATTCTAATATTTCCTTGTGTGATTAAATCACCTATAATTTTAGTGCCTTTACCTATAATATTATTTGCTTCTACTTCTGATGAGCTTACTGTTTGTTTTTTTGATTGGAACATAGCCATAGTTATTTTTTTGTTATCTCAATAAACTTTTTTATTAAAAATAGATTCTACTATTTCGTAATAATCGGTTTTATATAAATTTTATAATCTCATTTTGATAGGATAGTGTCATTATTATTACAAATGTAATTAAACCTAATTATTTTTCTGCAATAAGGATAGTAAATTCTGCTTATAATGTATGATAGAAAGAAGTTTTGCTAATAGCATAGCCTATTTTTTATCTAAAGTAGAATTATTAAAAAGCAATTTCAAACTTTTCTTTTAAAAATACAAATAATTTTTCTATAGAAAAGAATATATTTGAAATTTTGCTTTGGAGAGACCAAAAACTAAAAAAGCCTTTTGCAGAAAACGCAAAAGACTTTATAAAATTGTATTATTGAAATATTTAATATGCTATTTGAAATGTTTTCTTTCCGACTTTTTAGTTAATAATTCTTGGTTTTAGTTTTGTTCCTATCCTCAAACCAACTGAAACATCCATAGAAACCAGTTTGTACTGCTTCTCTAAGTCTAAAAAACCAATATCAAAGTTATTCCAACTACCAAAAGGTTCTGGACGTTTATCGATGGGTTTGTTTGAAATAAATCTCACTCCTGCGCCAAAATAAAAATTGCTCGTCCATGTTTTGGCAAATTTTCCTTTCCAACCCCTCACGTATTGTACTCCTACTGAACGCCTTCTGGTTCTATAATCTGAATCGTAACTAGCTCCTCCGACCGTCCAGCTCTGTGAAGCTTGGTCAAAAAAGTATTCATCATAAACTACTTGTTGTTCTTTATAATTCATATTTCGAAACATAAACTTTATGCCATGGTAAGATGCTTTTTGAGGATTGTTTTTATCATAAAAACGTATTTCAGGTTTCAAGACATAACTCACATAGTTAGAATGTGGTAAGGCAATTTCGTTACCAAGGCTTCTTTCTTTTCTCAAGTTTAAGATATACCCCACATCTGTATAAACAGATATTTTATCTTTGAGGAAATATTCTGTCCCAAAATAAATTGTAGCGAAAGGCTCTAAAAGTGCAATAGGAGAGAGATAGAAATCCATATCTCCTTTTTTATAATCTGGATAAATAAATTCTTTTTTGATTTTCCTTTTAACAATCATTGTATCGTATTCATAATTATCTTCCACATCATCAACTTGAGCTAATACAGAAGTTTTAACAAATAAGAAAGAAATTACTAAAACACAGAATAAAAAATAAGGATTTTTTTTGTAAATAATGAGTTCCATAATATACATTTGCGCTAAAATTTTAAAGTTATAACTAATTCATTATCTCTACGAAGGTATATTATATTTTGTCGCATTTTTATAAAAAAAAACAAAAAATCAGTTAGTGTTTTTTATCCAATCTATAGCGTCTTCTTCGCTTTCAAAATATTCTAATTTTACTTGTATGTTTGCTTTTTCAATCACACCTACAATTACATTTACCATATTGTTTTGAAATTTTGTTTGAGGCTTTACCATTGCAACTACTGCATTTTTATTTGTTGCAGTATAAAATTTAGGTGCAAAATAAGAAGCAAACCAACTACGAGCAGAAAACGGAACAGAAAGGGGAGCTGAATCATTATCTACTACTGAAAGAATAAGTTTTGTATAAGAGTTTGTTTCATATTCTTCTAATATGGAAGAATAGGCTGCTTTATACTCTTGTTCACTTACCTTTTTTTGTAAGCGAATGAGATAATAATTAGATTCATTATCAATATAAGAATTGGCGCAATCATTAGCACTTTGATAGAGTAAATCCATAGTTATAGAATAGTTGAGAAGTTATATTAAGAGAGAAAGTTAGATATTTTGTCGTTAGGGATAGAAAATATACGAAAAAATAAATCAATTACAGAGATTCTATTAAAAAGCAAATTAAATTTTTAATCTTTTCTAAGATAGAAACCTTTTTTTTAGTAGTTTTGAAATTGCTTTACAAAGTTCGAATTTTTAGCTCACTTTTTTGCCTTTTAATCTCTTTATGGAAAGTATTTTTTTATACAAAGAAAACGACCCACTAATTTTTACGAAAGTATTATTTTGGTTTTTCTTTGCGTCCGTACTCTTCATTTATCAGTTTGCAAAAGATAAACAGATTGCCAGAACATCATTTTTGGCTCTTTTTAGTCTGTATTTTTATTACCTTTCAAGTGGTTGGTTTTTTCTTCTACTTATTTTTTCAACAATAGTAGATTATTTTATAGGAGAGGGAATTTTTAAAAGTGAAGATGAAAAACACCGAAAACTACTTGTTACGCTTAGTGTAGTTATTAATTTATCTGTTTTAGCCTACTTTAAATATACTTTTTTCTTCGTAGAATCACTCAATACAACCTCTGAATGGCTTTTGGGTACGTCATGGGATATTGCCAAAACAGATTATTTGGGTTATTTTCTCAACCTTTTAGTAGGAAAGCCTTATTTTGACACAACTTCTATTTTTCTTCCTGTTGGTATTTCATTTTATACGTTTCAGACGATTAGTTATTCTATTGATATTTATAGAAGGCAGCTAGAACCTGTCAAGAACATAGTAGATTTTGGTTTTTATGTGAGCTTTTTTCCTCAACTTGTTGCAGGACCTATTGTGAGAGCATCCGAATTTGTTCCTCAAATCTATCAAAAATATAAACTTTCAAGTACAGAATATAATGAAGCTATTTTTCTGATTATCAATGGACTGGTAAAAAAGATGTTGATTTCAGATTATATTTCTGCTAATTACGTCGATAGAGTTTTTGCCGAACCATTTCAATACACAGGTTTTGAGAATTTAATGGCTGTTTATGGTTATGCCATTCAGATTTATTGTGATTTTTCTGGTTATACAGATATTGCGATTGGTGTAGCTCTGCTTTTAGGCTTCCGTTTGCCTATTAATTTCAACTCTCCTTATAAGTCGGTTAGTATTACTGATTTTTGGCGCAGATGGCATATTTCACTTTCCTCTTGGCTTAGAGATTACCTTTATATTCCACTTGGAGGAAACAGAAAAGGAAAAGTAAGAACATACGTAAATCTGTTTCTGACAATGCTTTTGGGTGGGCTTTGGCACGGAAATGCTTGGCGTTTTGTAATTTGGGGTGCGCTTCATGGAGTAGCTTTAGCTGTTCATAAACTTTGGCTTACTTTTGTAGATATTCCAGAATCTTGGCAAAAATCAAAGATTTATAATTTGATAATGCTAATCATTACCTTTCATTTTGTCTGTTTTTGTTGGATGTATTTTCGTGCTGCCGATGTGGCAACTGTACACTTAATGTTGGAGCAGGTTTTCTACAAGTTTGAATTT harbors:
- a CDS encoding redoxin domain-containing protein, with translation MSQRLETGQLAPLFSLTDIYDREIDLSAYKNKGKKILISFFRNVACPFCNFRIHQLTAKNDQWKDDLEMIFFLEAKKEVVLRSSFHQGVSPIPIIADFGRATYRKYGTEVSAEKFNATINSKEQMAVHSKLVEKGYEINSGETMIHSIPADFLLDENLNIIKAYYGKDIPDHLPFNEIEEVVFGKK
- a CDS encoding redoxin domain-containing protein codes for the protein MSQRLETGQLAPLFSLNDVYDREINLSDYKNKGKKILVSFLRNVTCPFCNFRLHQLTTKNDEWKDRLEMIFFLEAKKSVILRSSFHQGISPIPIISDFERETYERYGTEVSTEKFNITMNSKEQMAVCTELVEKGFQIDSGELILHTVPADFLLDENLNIIKSHYGEDVQDYLPFHEIEAAL
- a CDS encoding polymer-forming cytoskeletal protein, with amino-acid sequence MFQSKKQTVSSSEVEANNIIGKGTKIIGDLITQGNIRIDGEINGNITSKSKVALGSGSNLKGNLASSNAEIEGEVTGNIFIAELLILKANAVINGDVSALRMITEPGAKINGQCKVGEAPKATTSLSNSALNGTPKSVLNGKPKERELATSR
- a CDS encoding AtpZ/AtpI family protein, producing the protein MANQKNENSQHQDNLEDKLYKELEEKLNKIESNFEQNVKEELEQLVEKDSFEELRFDNEQLQNKDFDTVQNTDLPLTKVELTPTFKNSYIDKINVASKKREEALKKGSNKYIKYSSIGMEMIGSVLLGGFGGNWLDKKLEFSFPLFTIILILLGLGATFTHLIMQLNADRKAEEEEAKKSKS
- a CDS encoding MBOAT family O-acyltransferase translates to MESIFLYKENDPLIFTKVLFWFFFASVLFIYQFAKDKQIARTSFLALFSLYFYYLSSGWFFLLLIFSTIVDYFIGEGIFKSEDEKHRKLLVTLSVVINLSVLAYFKYTFFFVESLNTTSEWLLGTSWDIAKTDYLGYFLNLLVGKPYFDTTSIFLPVGISFYTFQTISYSIDIYRRQLEPVKNIVDFGFYVSFFPQLVAGPIVRASEFVPQIYQKYKLSSTEYNEAIFLIINGLVKKMLISDYISANYVDRVFAEPFQYTGFENLMAVYGYAIQIYCDFSGYTDIAIGVALLLGFRLPINFNSPYKSVSITDFWRRWHISLSSWLRDYLYIPLGGNRKGKVRTYVNLFLTMLLGGLWHGNAWRFVIWGALHGVALAVHKLWLTFVDIPESWQKSKIYNLIMLIITFHFVCFCWMYFRAADVATVHLMLEQVFYKFEFAGIFERIAAYKTIYAVMLLGFVVHWLPEDIKTATRTTFADLPDVIKAIIIVAIILLLFQFQTAGIQPFIYFQF